Proteins encoded within one genomic window of Merismopedia glauca CCAP 1448/3:
- a CDS encoding CHASE2 domain-containing protein produces MGKTIVLKFSGDLKNNGFEVIVEVVNSGDQESRSEGYLPACPILEDKYQEWQLALQALATIQNPPNTSDRNSTIFEKLQKIKEYREKAKNHYKDAEKSLVQMINSWLRSESFLPIREILDRHISYSEKGRIIIRTSNLQLKRLPWESWEWLSSGNRQVTISYSSINFVSPPHVIQKPMRIVAVIGQDSNVNVKKDLDLLRDRLPQNAILESLIDWSRQELLEYLKKNACDLFYFAGHSKTSGDRAKIWINKTEYLEIDDLKNTLKQMRLNGLKLAIFNSCDGLGLADNLDEENLSVPNLIVMREAIHDKVAHTFLQELVSGFITEKLPLHQAVEKARESLEGLEDQFPGSSLQPILISGATQDQTYESWLQKPKPVSQAQVFKLLINSLIVTSLIAVLRTIGWLQGWEWQAYDMMMGLRKSEAIESRVLVVDVTQKDTDPLGGEYPLKDRTLLKALEQLDKYKPKAVGIDIYRYPPLSKKPEEFLEYQKEYEKLVKYWRDREYIVPICVHSQKEDDDDQNVSSKSPAIKQDIVGFVDVPVDTDGVIRRSLIAVEPPVNSPCQASYSLSAYLALTYLQTKGYKISFPTTNTLEISHPQTQKVVRWEALQPYSSFYSSVKTTSGYQMLLNYRQTDSVTEISQRVNLTQLLEGKVPAEMIRDRIILIGVTDPNLAKDEFETPYHQEIRGLWLHAHMVSQLVSSVEDGRSLLKFLAWELQILVVWLLSVAAIGVNWRFSYLTSLKITGVILVVVYTISLGVFITQSLIIPIIPATLALVIPLLAGLISAATSLERDYSQADAL; encoded by the coding sequence TTAGTGGAGATCTCAAAAATAATGGCTTTGAAGTTATAGTAGAAGTTGTCAATTCAGGCGATCAAGAAAGTCGCTCTGAGGGGTATCTACCTGCTTGTCCAATTTTAGAAGATAAATATCAGGAATGGCAGTTAGCTCTGCAAGCTTTAGCGACAATTCAAAATCCTCCAAATACGTCTGATAGAAATTCGACTATTTTTGAAAAACTTCAAAAAATCAAAGAGTATAGAGAAAAAGCTAAAAATCACTACAAAGATGCGGAAAAGTCTCTAGTACAGATGATTAATAGTTGGCTAAGATCGGAATCTTTTCTGCCAATTAGAGAAATCTTAGATCGCCATATCTCTTATTCAGAAAAAGGGCGGATTATAATTCGTACCTCTAATTTACAACTCAAAAGACTACCGTGGGAAAGTTGGGAATGGCTCAGTTCTGGTAACCGTCAAGTAACTATATCTTACAGTTCAATTAATTTTGTATCTCCTCCTCATGTGATACAGAAACCGATGCGAATCGTGGCTGTAATTGGTCAAGATAGCAATGTGAATGTTAAAAAAGATTTGGATTTGTTGCGAGATCGATTACCTCAAAATGCTATTTTAGAATCTTTAATTGATTGGTCGCGGCAAGAGCTATTAGAATATCTGAAGAAAAATGCTTGCGATCTCTTTTATTTTGCAGGACATTCAAAAACGTCCGGCGATCGCGCTAAAATTTGGATTAATAAAACCGAGTATTTAGAGATTGACGATCTCAAAAATACCCTGAAGCAAATGAGATTGAATGGCTTAAAATTAGCGATATTTAATTCCTGTGATGGGTTGGGTTTGGCAGACAATCTAGATGAAGAGAATTTATCAGTTCCTAATTTAATTGTCATGCGAGAAGCTATCCACGACAAGGTGGCACATACATTTTTACAAGAACTAGTTTCAGGATTTATTACTGAAAAATTACCTTTGCATCAAGCAGTTGAAAAAGCGAGAGAAAGTTTAGAGGGTTTAGAAGATCAGTTTCCTGGTTCTAGTTTACAGCCAATTTTAATTTCGGGAGCCACTCAAGATCAAACTTACGAAAGTTGGTTACAAAAACCAAAGCCAGTCAGTCAAGCTCAAGTATTTAAGTTATTAATTAATAGTTTAATTGTCACTTCATTAATTGCGGTATTAAGAACTATTGGCTGGCTACAAGGATGGGAATGGCAAGCTTACGATATGATGATGGGACTCAGAAAAAGTGAAGCGATCGAATCTAGGGTATTAGTAGTAGATGTAACTCAAAAAGATACCGATCCTTTGGGAGGTGAATATCCTTTAAAAGATCGAACTTTACTCAAAGCTTTAGAACAGTTAGATAAATATAAACCAAAAGCAGTTGGAATAGATATTTATCGCTATCCGCCTCTAAGCAAAAAGCCTGAAGAATTTCTTGAATATCAAAAAGAATATGAAAAATTAGTCAAATATTGGCGCGATCGCGAGTACATTGTCCCCATTTGCGTTCACAGTCAGAAGGAAGATGATGACGATCAAAATGTATCCTCCAAATCTCCAGCCATCAAGCAAGATATAGTTGGTTTTGTTGATGTTCCTGTAGATACTGACGGCGTAATTCGTCGGAGTTTGATCGCTGTAGAACCTCCAGTTAATTCCCCTTGTCAAGCTAGTTATTCTTTGAGTGCTTATTTAGCTTTAACTTATTTACAAACCAAAGGATATAAAATCAGTTTTCCCACAACTAATACTTTGGAAATATCTCATCCGCAAACCCAAAAAGTAGTCCGTTGGGAAGCCTTACAACCTTATAGCAGTTTTTACTCCAGTGTGAAAACTACATCGGGATATCAAATGTTACTTAATTACCGTCAGACGGACTCTGTAACAGAGATTTCTCAGAGAGTGAATTTAACTCAACTCTTAGAAGGAAAAGTACCAGCAGAGATGATTCGCGATCGCATTATCTTAATTGGCGTTACCGATCCCAATCTAGCTAAAGACGAATTTGAGACACCTTACCATCAAGAAATTCGCGGTTTGTGGTTACACGCGCATATGGTGAGTCAGTTAGTTAGTTCAGTTGAAGATGGGCGATCGCTTTTGAAGTTTTTAGCTTGGGAACTACAAATTTTAGTAGTTTGGCTGTTGTCTGTAGCAGCTATAGGTGTTAATTGGCGCTTTAGCTACTTAACAAGTCTAAAGATTACTGGCGTAATCCTAGTTGTCGTGTATACAATTAGTTTAGGAGTTTTTATCACTCAAAGCCTAATAATACCCATAATTCCGGCAACTTTAGCGTTGGTAATTCCTTTACTGGCTGGGTTAATTTCCGCAGCCACTTCTTTAGAACGAGATTATTCTCAAGCGGATGCGTTATGA